The following proteins are co-located in the Nomia melanderi isolate GNS246 chromosome 1, iyNomMela1, whole genome shotgun sequence genome:
- the LOC116427652 gene encoding uncharacterized protein C9orf85 homolog: protein MSTQKGNSNRSRPQKYKNQTAFKNDLHDKSLKTKIINNIEIANVCERCKQIIEWKIKYKKYKPLRTPAKCIKCDQKSVKHSYHNICTPCAKQNKVCSKCGSGSNIFEEKPSREESIKLDAELQNLLKELPERKRRTFIRYMNRNATNKNCNSGRSKNQTKKYEDEGNETTEESKDQSVVEPVSKDDMLLKLKSLIIKNEDDNDDEFDDDDNWDSDSFT, encoded by the exons ATGAGTACACAGAAAGGTAACTCAAATCGATCAAGACCACAAAAGTACAAAAATCAAACTGCTTTCAAAAATGACTTGCATGATAAATCCctcaaaacaaaaattattaataacattgaaatagcCAATGTATGTGAAAGATGTAAACAGATAAttgaatggaaaattaaatataagaaatataaaccATTAAGAACGCCTGCAAAATGCATAAAATGTGACCAAAAGTCAGTTAAACACTCATATCATAACATATGCACACCTTGTGCTAAGCAAAATAAGGTTTGTTCAAAATGTGGCAGTGGAAGCAACATTTTTGAAGAGAAACCCAGCAGAGAAGAATCTATCAAATTAGATGCTGAATTACAAAATCTTCTGAAAGAATTACCGGAAAGGAAACGTAGAACATTTATACGTTATATGAATCGAAATg ctacaaataaaaactgtaattcAGGCAGAAGTAAAAATCAAACTAAAAAATACGAAGACGAAGGAAATGAGACTACAGAAGAAAGTAAAGATCAGTCTGTTGTTGAACCTGTGTCCAAAGATgatatgttattaaaattaaaatcactgATAATCAAAAATGaagatgataatgatgatgaattCGATGATGATGACAATTGGGATTCTGATTCATTCACATGA